The Mercurialis annua linkage group LG7, ddMerAnnu1.2, whole genome shotgun sequence genome includes the window GAGAAGATTTGTCCTCAAATTATGATTGCCCATTTCCAATTTTCTCCGACGAAGAAGGTATTCGTTACGAAACTATTTCACGCAAGCCTATTGTTATACCTAGATATTTTGATTATGCTTTGTTGACTAGGATgggtttgaaatcaaaaattgatgaaatagtTGGTAGAAtgggtttaaattttattgcacATGGTAAGTATCAAGTTTATAAAGAGTTAACTAGAGAATTTTATACCACCTTGAATTATGCCTCTAAGAATGAAAAAgcaatttcttttagaataaaAGGGGTTGATTATAGCATAGGGTATGATTTTATGAATCAGAAATTGAAGTTGCCTAAAGGTGGCATTAGAGGTTGTCCttcaaattttgatgttaatagagTATGGAAGCAATTGACCGGTGAAGACTCGGTCGATTTACAACAAGCTCCTAATGGACTCATAATTGAACCAtcatatcttatatttcataaattcctTTGTCATTCTATATGTGGTAAAAAGGAGTCGAATAGAGTAACGAAGGATGATTTACTAGTACTTGACTATTTAGTGCGACGTTCGGCAAAAAGTGTTGATTTcatacacttaatttttaaaagcatgATGACCATGGCAACATCATCTAAAGTTGCACTTGGAAATGGTCATTTAGTAACTTGTATAGCATTGCTTCATAGTGCTATTGATGAGGATGATTTGCATAAGATGGAATGTTTGGGGGATGCGTATCTTAATGAAACTATGCTCCGTAAAGCCGACATTCTTGATATGGATGGAGAATTGATGAATGTAAAGGAccgaaattgttatttaattaaaactggcCAGCCGAGAAGAGGAAAGGGAAGAAAAGCAGAAATAGAAGATGACTGTGACGAAGATGAGGATAATGTAAGTAGAGAACTGGAAACCGAGAATGGTCAAGGTGAGGTGGTGAGGGATGATGTCGGTATAGATCAACCAAGAGAGGAGGAAGTGAGGCGACCAAGAAAGCCGAAGCGAAGGGGAGCTTTTGAAGAGGAAGTACTTTCTTTGTTAAATGAAACAAAGTCCAGGTTGACTAATATTGAAACATCTATCGAAGAGATTAAAAGAGAACAACGAAGGTCACATCGCCGATGGAAGGCTTGTTTCGGCACCTTGGGAGCACATGATCCTTCACCTCCACATACACCGGAGAGTTAAGGTTAGTAAcaaccaaaatattttgattatttcataTCTATATGCTGTCATTCATTTGGTTTCAGGGCATTACTTTTCTTCCTGAAATATCCTCTGTTTTCCAAATTGCAGATAAGATGGGTGGCTGATTGCATAGTTGGTTCTAAATATCTAATTCTGGATACGCTGTTTTGGAGACTTGGAGGTGCAGTTTTGAAGACGTGGAGCAGATGTATATGCATAGCTGTTGATTATGGATttagtattttgaatttggaggtttatgtatttgaacataagtaggtttaattgtgataaaCTCATGTGTTATTAGTAGGTCTGAAATGTTATTACCAAGTATGAATATTTCTGAATGCTATtatcaaatttgaatattaacacttgttaattctagatcattgtacactaatattttttttgacaaaactttaaatttaagtttgttaaattgttataaattaggATAGTTAGATGACTTTTATTGATTACTTTTCTTATAAAgccaaagaataaaaattgataaatttaaatatttatgaattacaaatatgtaattaatttgttacattggtcttttagcttttatttttcttttccaccaatttttaatatttaaatatctaaatccgtAGAAAAAAGGATTATGATctagaaaatttgaataaatgttaatattttacaaatttaaatatttaaattttaaaaatatgtaattaatattttgattacatcagtctttaagcttttattttttggttgagtcgattttttaatatttaaacatttaaaattattaatatattatgatatgatctatatatttttgataatttgtttcataaaattttaaattacgtacattattaaatgtataaactTTATAGAATGCAACGACATAATAACATGTCTGTGTGTGCTACTCATAACTTGTGATTATTAAAGTGTGTACTGCCTGAACCAATCTGTTTTCAAAATTGCAAAAGTGCTTGGTTGCAAGATATGTACATGAATTTGAGATTTATGTACTTAAAAACGAGTTAGTTTATTTGTGATGAAATCATGTCTTATTTTACGAGTAGGTTGAAGTTGTAGGTTCATTTTTACATCTCACGTAAGTTGAGGCACATGCAACGTTAAATTGAGGCACatgtaacgtatattttaagttctcttaatttttatcaaaattcataaaattaactTCATGTAAATTTTGCCACATTGCTTTGTTAATGTAAAAATGGAATTGAAACAAATCATTCTTTCGTGTTCAGTTCTCAAGTATACATGAGGTTTTTTATGTCaacgatatgaaaaatggatgTCCTtggaaaactaaataaaatattaattgttttatttttttagcggtcattaaaaaaataaattaaatattgttttatttttttagcggtcattaaaaaaaattgaatgttgctaattaatgttgttttttctaaccctaacactaatcctaacccaaaaccctaaaccctaaccctaagccctaaacccta containing:
- the LOC126657047 gene encoding uncharacterized protein LOC126657047 translates to MMASTKGRAKRVASKGKSSSSTMPPKFVTREDLSSNYDCPFPIFSDEEGIRYETISRKPIVIPRYFDYALLTRMGLKSKIDEIVGRMGLNFIAHGKYQVYKELTREFYTTLNYASKNEKAISFRIKGVDYSIGYDFMNQKLKLPKGGIRGCPSNFDVNRVWKQLTGEDSVDLQQAPNGLIIEPSYLIFHKFLCHSICGKKESNRVTKDDLLVLDYLVRRSAKSVDFIHLIFKSMMTMATSSKVALGNGHLVTCIALLHSAIDEDDLHKMECLGDAYLNETMLRKADILDMDGELMNVKDRNCYLIKTGQPRRGKGRKAEIEDDCDEDEDNVSRELETENGQGEVVRDDVGIDQPREEEVRRPRKPKRRGAFEEEVLSLLNETKSRLTNIETSIEEIKREQRRSHRRWKACFGTLGAHDPSPPHTPES